The Caenorhabditis elegans chromosome I genome includes the window TGAtggtaacaaaaaatatttatttctcaGAACCCGAACCATGACTTCAAGTTTTGGAACGAGAACACTGCAGGCCGGCCAGTGATCCATCGAGGTGGTGTAAGAGTCACAAAAGTAGGTGGAGGAGGGCGAAGTGTTGTCATTCTGAgactatctgaaaatatacacGTTATAACTGTAAGGGTCTTTAACTTTTACCCACATGCGTTACAATTAGTCTGAAAGGTTTTTACCTCAACcgctaatatttttttcttgctaGACAGTATCACCTTTCTCGTAAAAGTCTGAAGCTTACGGATAcggaatttattaaaaaacataCGAAAGTCGACACATCCCATATAAATATTTCTAAGCTTGACATGGCCGTCGGATGTTTGTGCTTGGATTGCAAGTCACCTCAATCTCCTTCGCCGGGAActaaaattacagaaaaacacTACAAAGTATGATCCTTGAAAAAACAATACCATAGTAACAATATCAGAATTGTTGAGTTGAAATGGATCCATTGTTACTCCCACAAGACtgaatttttcgtttgaacattcaaaagttttggtaCATCCGATACTGCTCCCCCGTTGATTGGTGGCCGTATAAACGTGAGTTGAGATATTATTTATAAAGAACTTATGGACATTCGtagttgtttcaaaatatgaagaaaagcTACAGTAGGTGCAACCTGGAATAAAATGAAACcagttattcaaaattatcaaaaactcacttggaTTAATCAATCTGACTACCAAACAACTTTTCGCAACCGAAAATGTTAGAAATAGCAAAACGAGCAGTTTCATCGTTGTTCGATAGATCGTTTGACACTTTGTGGGATGTATTATATTATACATATGCAAATTGCCAACACATAGCTAATTACGATGTTAATCAAAATCAAATGGTTGTTTGTTTACTAATCGACTTTTGCAAAGTGGATAGATCTTCAATGGTATGAAATagtttttaggctttttttttttcatagactAGGATCATACTTTGTAGTGTTTTTTCATAGACTTTCGGATAACTTGGTCTTATCAAGTTCGATTGGAAGAAAAGCTACCGCAGCATGAGTTATATTTGGCATATGCTtacgcctaagcctgagcctaagcctacgcctaagcctaagcctgagcctaagcctaagcctaagcctaagccttagcctgagcaaaaaaaaaacaaaaactcttcaaattgttctaaatttacatagatttttatcaataaatattCCCGAGTTTTCTGTTTCTCTAGACATTCATAAAATGCTTCTTTATCACTTCCAAATGCACCATCTCCACTTTGATCTTCCCATTTGCGGCGGCAACAAGACCCGCCGACCTGAACATGTCCTCCATGAGACCTTCGGCGGCGGTTTGCAGAGCATTCTTGGCGCCTGGTGTGAAGCTCATTTTGGGAGCAAGCTCGGCGAGTTGGTTGGAGAAATCCGTCTAAAATTTGGAGGTTTTAGACGAAAATTGGAGGAATGGCTCAGTGGGAATTTCTAGGTCTGCCACGCAacagaccggggttcgagtccgatTTTTCACAACTACCAGTCAGAAGACCTGGGTTCGAGTCCCAGCTGGggtcaaatatttttgcaactgGTGTTAGCTAAATTATGctataaaatttggaaaaaaatcattttcagtcattttcagcaattttgcacaaatggcgcagtgggattttctaTGTCTGCCATGCACACgtccggggttcgagcccACTCTAGgctcaaatatttttgcatgGAATTTTAA containing:
- the Y71A12B.24 gene encoding uncharacterized protein (Confirmed by transcript evidence); translated protein: MKLLVLLFLTFSVAKSCLVVRLINPSCTYCSFSSYFETTTNVHKFFINNISTHVYTATNQRGSSIGCTKTFECSNEKFSLVGVTMDPFQLNNSDIVTMFPAKEIEVTCNPSTNIRRPCQA
- the Y71A12B.23 gene encoding Histone H2A/H2B/H3 domain-containing protein (Confirmed by transcript evidence), with product MRTKNAPKKQDNTDNGQKFVISKTDFSNQLAELAPKMSFTPGAKNALQTAAEGLMEDMFRSAGLVAAANGKIKVEMVHLEVIKKHFMNV